The DNA segment AGAATAACAACTTTGAGAACAGGACTATTCATTTTTCACGTTACAAGCTTTGCAAGATTATGGGGTGGGATATAGATGGAAGGGCCTATAGGAGGATAGAGGACGCTCTGGACAGGCTCAAGGGAGTAAGCGTGAAAGCGAAAAACGCCTTCTGGGACAACGAGCGGAAAGCCTATGTCACCACGAATTTCGGAATAATAGACAACTATGAGCTCCTTGACAGCTCAAAGGCGGGGCCAGCGGGCCAGGAATCCTTTCCTTTCAGTTATGTAAACTTGAATGAGGTGATATTTAAGTCTATTAAAGCGGGGTATATAAAGAGTCTTGATGCAAAGGTATATTTTGGCTTTGAGAGCGCTATCACCAAAAAGCTTTTTCGATATCTTGATAAAAAGAGGTATGACGGCAAAAAGAAGTTTGAGATAAATATATATGCTCTGGCCTATCACCATATAGGTTTTGATTCAGATACTTACAAATATGCTTCAAAGATAAAAGAAAAACTTAATACCGCGCACAGGGAGCTTATAGAGATAGGCTTTATCAAGTCTGCGGAATATCAAAAGACTTCTGACGGCAGCACTGAGAAGGTAGTGTATGTTTTCGGGAAGAAGGGTGAGCTGCTTGAGCCGGTCAGGGAGCAGGAGCGGGAAGAAGGGCCTCCTGAGGAAGAGCTTCTCAGGAGGCTCCAGGAAACGGGTATTTCGGGAAAGGTGGCGGAGCAGCTTCTTCGCGAGTATCCGCAGGATCTCATAGAAAAGCAGCTTGAAGCCCTTCCTTACCGGAAGGCTGCTGACGCCCCGGCGGTGCTCATTGCGTCTATTCAGGGGGAATGGGCGCTCCCGCCGAAATATCTGGAGAAAGTGAAGGAAGAGGATGTCAGGGAGCGGGAGAGGGAAGAGCGCGGTGAAGAGGAGCGCGTGAAGGCAGAGCGGCGCAGGAGGATAGAGAGGTATATCTCGTCGCTTTCCAAGGATGAGCTCGTGGAGCTCACGAAGGAGGCGCGGGGGCTTCTGATGGATGAAGGGGGGGCTCTGTTCCGGGAGAGAGAGGTGCCGGACCATATGCTCAAGGCATATATCCACATGGCGGTGGAGAGCCGCCTGGGGGTGGAGCGGTAAAGGGGAGATGCCGCAGGAGCAAAGGTGAGGGGGCTTCTCAGCGGGAGATGCTGTAGGGCCAAAGCTGGTCCGTCGAGAGGGGCGTCCCGCTGGTGAGGTCGGTGAAGAAGGGAATGACAAGGCCAAGGGTGTCGCCGCGGCGGGCCGCAGGGAGGTTCACCGGGGGGATGTCCACGGTGAGGGTGCCCCGGCCTTTCTCGATGGGCACGAAGAACTCACGCCAGCAGAAGCTGCTCGGCATGGCGCAGTATTTTATCACCACGTAGCCGAGACCTACGGTGTAGATGTTATACGCTATCTTGAGGGCGAAGGGGCGTTTGATGCCGGTCTCGATGAGGGTGCCGGGCGCGGGGTTGACGGAGAGGATCTGCATGTAATCGCGGGAGACCA comes from the Candidatus Eremiobacterota bacterium genome and includes:
- the trfA gene encoding plasmid replication initiator TrfA, with the translated sequence MNHENKNLEMGRDEMNLVEFPITLLAKRQEPGTRTIKFADTIAGEKDKPIKREWTVTGSDEFGLPLAIDNDVLLAIMLMGKNNNFENRTIHFSRYKLCKIMGWDIDGRAYRRIEDALDRLKGVSVKAKNAFWDNERKAYVTTNFGIIDNYELLDSSKAGPAGQESFPFSYVNLNEVIFKSIKAGYIKSLDAKVYFGFESAITKKLFRYLDKKRYDGKKKFEINIYALAYHHIGFDSDTYKYASKIKEKLNTAHRELIEIGFIKSAEYQKTSDGSTEKVVYVFGKKGELLEPVREQEREEGPPEEELLRRLQETGISGKVAEQLLREYPQDLIEKQLEALPYRKAADAPAVLIASIQGEWALPPKYLEKVKEEDVREREREERGEEERVKAERRRRIERYISSLSKDELVELTKEARGLLMDEGGALFREREVPDHMLKAYIHMAVESRLGVER